The Euphorbia lathyris chromosome 2, ddEupLath1.1, whole genome shotgun sequence genome includes a window with the following:
- the LOC136218227 gene encoding pentatricopeptide repeat-containing protein At3g63370, chloroplastic: MLQSAIFKLEFLAMFSSISSTNSSPLTLNPMLNKTQMRNSPLNSPKLFCTPTKIPPFAEICKEATLAEAFCSFTTFSTQHSCSPQGTSEHFYARLLEFCGSQKARLEGQQIHAQIIKSHDVQNSVFLNTKLVSMYGLCGSLFDAHRVFDKMCERTIFTWNSMIASYVSNEKPLEALEMYRKMRNLGVTFDSFTFPYLIKACARVDCLHRGAEIHGLAIKYGYDSVVFVANSLVSMYAKCNDLNGAWKLFEKMNERNNVVSWNSMISAYSRSGHCTEALGLFREMQKAAVATNSYTLVAALQACEDSTFVKLGMEIHAFILKSRGFSDIYVANALIAMYVRFCKMAEAAILFDKFDVKDIVTWNSMLTGCIQNGLYNEALHFFHDLQDSGLQPDQVSLISLLAATGRLGNLLNGKEIHAYAIKNGFSSSVLVGNTLVDMYAKCCYMSYAGRVFDKMPNKDFISWTTVIAGYAQNNSHMEAIELLREVQMEGMNVDAMMLGSILLACRRLKCMAQVKEIHGYILRRGLSDRVLQNTIVDVYGECGNVDYAARMFELIEIKDLVSWTSMISSYVRNGLANEALQVFYSMKETDVGLDSVTLISILSAVASLSILKKGKEIHGFIIRKRFMLEGCLSNALLDMYARCGSLENACKIFTYTEIRSLISWTAMINAYGMHGCGELAIELFRKMEDQRLIPDHITFLALLYACSHSGLVDEGKRILKTMKYKYDLEPWLHHYTCLVDLLGRKNRLEEAYEFVKSMEIEPTAEVWCALLGACRVHSNKKVGEIAAKKLLELDIHNPGNYVLVSNVFAAGSRWKDVEQVRMRMKRHGLKKNPGCSWIEVGNRVHSFLARDKCHPESDRIYQKLAEITEKLKKEGGYVAQTKLVLHNIEEEKKIEVLYGHSERLAIAYGLLSSAEPSPIRITKNLRICGDCHTFCRLVSESYQRKLIVRDASRFHHFEDGACSCGDFW; this comes from the coding sequence ATGCTCCAAAGCGCTATCTTCAAACTCGAGTTCTTAGCAATGTTTTCGTCAATTTCATCAACTAATTCCTCACCCCTAACTCTAAATCCCATGTTAAACAAAACTCAGATGAGAAATTCTCCTCTTAACTCCCCCAAATTATTTTGCACTCCCACTAAAATTCCACCTTTTGCAGAGATATGCAAGGAAGCTACCTTAGCTGAAGCCTTTTGTTCATTTACAACTTTTTCCACCCAACATTCTTGCTCGCCTCAGGGTACTTCTGAACATTTTTATGCCCGACTCCTTGAGTTTTGTGGATCCCAAAAGGCTCGGTTAGAGGGCCAACAGATTCATGCCCAGATAATTAAATCTCATGATGTACAAAATTCTGTATTTTTGAATACTAAGCTTGTTTCTATGTACGGCCTTTGTGGATCCCTGTTTGATGCGCATAgggtgtttgataaaatgtgTGAGAGAACCATTTTTACGTGGAATTCTATGATTGCTTCTTATGTTTCAAACGAGAAACCTTTAGAAGCTCTTGAAATGTATAGAAAAATGCGGAATTTGGGGGTTACTTTTGATTCCTTCACTTTTCCTTATTTGATTAAAGCTTGTGCTAGAGTTGATTGTCTTCATCGTGGGGCTGAAATTCATGGCCTAGCTATAAAATACGGATATGATTCTGTTGTATTCGTGGCTAATTCTCTTGTTTCAATGTACGCAAAGTGCAATGATTTAAATGGGGCATGGAAATTGTTTGAGAAAATGAATGAGAGAAACAATGTTGTGTCCTGGAATTCCATGATCTCTGCCTATTCTCGAAGTGGCCATTGCACTGAGGCATTGGGACTATTTAGAGAAATGCAGAAGGCTGCTGTTGCTACAAACAGTTACACACTTGTTGCAGCTCTTCAAGCATGTGAGGATTCAACTTTTGTGAAATTGGGAATGGAAATCCACGCTTTTATCCTGAAATCAAGAGGATTTTCTGATATTTATGTTGCAAATGCTTTGATAGCAATGTATGTCAGATTTTGTAAAATGGCTGAAGCTGCAATACTTTTTGATAAGTTTGATGTCAAGGACATTGTTACATGGAATTCCATGCTCACTGGTTGCATCCAAAATGGTCTCTACAATGAAGCTCTGCACTTCTTCCATGATCTGCAGGATTCTGGTTTACAGCCAGACCAAGTTTCATTAATAAGCCTTCTGGCAGCAACTGGAAGATTGGGTAACCTCTTGAATGGAAAAGAAATTCATGCTTATGCAATAAAGAATGGGTTTAGTTCTAGTGTGTTGGTTGGGAATACACTTGTAGATATGTATGCAAAGTGCTGTTACATGAGTTATGCTGGTCGTGTTTTTGATAAGATGCCGAATAAAGATTTCATTTCTTGGACTACAGTTATAGCTGGCTATGCCCAAAACAATTCTCACATGGAAGCCATAGAGTTGTTGCGGGAAGTGCAAATGGAAGGGATGAATGTGGATGCAATGATGCTGGGAAGCATCTTGCTGGCTTGTAGAAGACTGAAATGCATGGCCCAGGTGAAAGAAATTCATGGTTACATTTTAAGGCGAGGTCTATCTGATCGTGTTCTACAAAACACAATTGTCGATGTGTATGGAGAGTGTGGGAATGTTGACTATGCTGCTCGAATGTTCGAGTTAATTGAAATTAAAGATTTGGTGTCATGGACAAGCATGATATCGTCGTATGTCCGTAATGGGCTAGCAAATGAAGCTCTTCAAGTATTTTACTCAATGAAAGAAACTGATGTTGGATTAGATTCTGTAACTCTGATAAGCATACTATCTGCTGTTGCCAGCTTATCCattttgaagaaaggaaaagaaattcaTGGTTTCATAATCCGGAAGCGTTTCATGTTAGAAGGATGTCTGTCCAATGCTCTTTTGGATATGTATGCTCGTTGCGGAAGTCTAGAGAATGCATGTAAAATATTTACATATACTGAAATTAGAAGCTTAATTTCATGGACAGCAATGATCAATGCATATGGAATGCATGGCTGTGGTGAATTAGCTATTGAATTATTCAGGAAAATGGAGGATCAGAGACTGATTCCAGACCATATTACGTTTCTGGCGCTGCTTTACGCTTGCAGTCATTCAGGATTAGTCGATGAAGGGAAAAGAATTCTTAAAACTATGAAATACAAATATGATTTAGAGCCATGGCTCCACCACTATACCTGCCTGGTTGATCTTCTTGGCCGCAAAAATCGGTTAGAAGAGGCATATGAATTTGTGAAAAGCATGGAGATTGAACCTACTGCTGAAGTTTGGTGTGCACTTCTTGGGGCTTGCCGGGTTCATTCAAACAAGAAAGTGGGAGAAATTGCAGCAAAGAAGCTCTTAGAATTGGACATACATAATCCTGGGAATTATGTGCTTGTATCCAATGTGTTTGCTGCCGGAAGTAGATGGAAAGATGTGGAACAAGtaagaatgagaatgaagaGGCATGGTTTGAAGAAAAATCCAGGCTGTAGCTGGATTGAAGTAGGGAACAGAGTTCACTCATTCCTTGCCAGAGATAAATGTCACCCTGAGTCTGATAGAATTTACCAGAAATTAGCTGAAATTACTGAAAAGTTGAAGAAAGAAGGAGGGTATGTAGCTCAGACCAAGTTGGTTTTGCATAACATAGAGGAAGAGAAGAAAATTGAGGTGCTTTATGGGCATAGTGAAAGGCTGGCCATAGCTTATGGGCTATTGAGCAGTGCTGAACCATCTCCTATCAGAATTACAAAGAACCTTCGAATATGTGGCGATTGCCATACTTTCTGCAGGCTAGTTTCAGAATCATACCAAAGAAAATTAATTGTGAGAGATGCTAGCAGATTTCATCATTTTGAAGATGGAGCCTGTTCTTGTGGAGATTTTTGGTGA